In Streptomyces sp. 71268, the DNA window CCTGAACCACACCGCCGTCTACGCCCGGGACCGGCGGGCCTCGGCCGAGTTCCTCGCGATGATCCTCGGCCTCACGGTGGGCGCCCCGTTCGGGCCGTTCCTCCCCGTGGACCTGGGCAACGGCGTCACCCTCGACTACTACGAGACGCGCGACGAGCCGATCCAGTCGCAGCACTACGCGTTCCTCGTGCCCGACGCGGAGTTCGACGCGATGGTGGCCCGCCTGGAGTCGGCGGGGGTCACGTACTACGCCGATCCCCGGCACACCGAACCCGGCCGGATCAACCGTCTCTTCGGCGGGCGCGGGGTGTACTTCGACGACCCGGACGGCCACAACCTGGAGATCATGACGCGGCCGTACGCCAGGCCGTGACGGCGCCCCCGGGGCCGTTCGGCGGGCGCGGGTAGGGTCGCCGGGCATGACGGATGACTGGCGGCGCGACCGGATCGGCAGCGCGTTGCGGGGCGAGAACCCCACGGTGCTGCGCAGGTTGAGCGCGGGGTTCGCGGTGATCGGGGACGTGCAGTTCCTGCCCGGGTACGCCGTGCTGCTCGGGGACGACCCCGGGGTCCAGCGGTTTTCGGAGCTGCCGCGCGGCAGGCGGATGGAGTTCCTGGCCGACATGGACCGGCTGGGCGAGGCCGTCGAGCGCGCGTGCCGGCGGCTGGACCCGGCCTTCCGGCGGGTCAACCTGGAGATCCTGGGCAACACCGACCCGTTCCTGCACGCGCACGTGTGGCCCCGGTACGCGTGGGAGCCGGCCGAACTGCTGCGCAAGCCGGTGTGGCGGTACCCGGCCGAGCGGTGGAGCGACGCGCGGCACGCGCTGGGCCCACGGCACGCGCCCCTGCGCGCGGCGATCGGCGCGGAGCTGGACCGGCTCGGGGCCGACCCCGGAGAGCGCCCCGACGACTGCCCCGGCGCCGATCGATCTTGACCCTGGCACTGGTGTCAGGCTTTAGCGTCATGGCGTGACCTGGCCTTTCGCACCCGTGGCCGGCCGCCCCGACGGCGGCGGGCCGCGGTGCGTCTGGCGCGCCGTCGCGGGAGACCGGACCGGATCGGTCCGGTTCGGCCTCCCGCCCACCCCTTCCAGGAGCCACCCATGACGTCCTCCGTCGTCCAACTCAACGGCCGGCCGGCCACCGCCGACGAGCTGACCCCGCTCGCCTTCGCGGGCTACGCCCACTTCACCGCCGCCCAGGTCAGGGACGGCCGGTTGCGCGGCCTCGACCTGCACCTGGCACGGCTGCGCGGGGCGTCGGTCGAGATGTTCGGGCGGGCGCTGCCCGACGAGCGGATACGGGAGTACCTGCGCGCGGCGATCGCGGCCGGGCCGGCCGACGTCTCGCTGCTGGCCACGGTGTACTCGCACGCCGGCGAGTTCGCCGCGCCGCGCGCCGACGTGGAGCCCAACGTCCTGGTCCGCACCGGCCCGCCGTCCTCGGGCCCGGCCGGCCCGCTGGCGCTGGCGGCGGTCGACCACGAGCGGGACCTGCCGGGCATCAAGCACGTCGGGGAGGTGGCGAAGACGTACCACCTCAAGCGCGCCGTCGAGCAGGGCTTCGACGACGCGGCCTTCCTCGACCGGCAGGGCCGCATCAGCGAGGGGACCATCTGGAACCTGGCCTTCTGGGACGGTTCCGCGGTGGTGTGGCCCAGGGCCGAGATGTTGCGCGGCACCATGATGGGCGTCGTCAGCCGGCAACTGGAGCGGCTCGGGGTGGCGCAGCACGTCCGGGAGGTCAGGCTCGCCGACCTGCCGGGCCTGTCCGGCGCCGTGGTCATGAACTCGTGGACGCCCGGCGTGCCGGTGCGCCAACTGGGCTCCGTCGCGCTGCCCCCGGCCCCCGACTTCGTCGAACTGCTGCACCGTGCCCACGAGGCCGAGCCGCCGACCGCCCCGTGACCGCCCCGCACGCGCGAGCGGGATCGGCCGACCCGTACCCGACGCCCGTACGCACCTCGCCGACGCGGGCGCGCCGCCGTGCGGGCACCCCCGCCCTCGCCCGAACGACCCAGGTCAGCGGCCGAGGACGGCCAGGTCGAGCTGGTGGAGCCGGGCCGGGTCGGCGATCACCTCGTACCCGGCGATCCGGTCGTCCCGCACCGTGACGGTGATGGCCAGGCGCAGCCGGCCGCGCGGGGCCACGGCGATGCCGACGCGCCCGTCGATCAGGAGGGGCTCCGCGCGGCGCGCCCCGCGGCCGAAGACCATGGTCTGCTCGGCGACCGCGCGGGCGCCGCGCAGCGTCGTCGGCGCGCCCGGGGGCAGCGCGGCGGGGTCGGCCCGGCGTACGACGTCGGGGGCGAGGACGGCGAGCAGGCCGGCCATGTCGCCGTCGCGCGCGGCGGCGAGGAAGGCCTCCACGACGTCGCGGTGGCGGGCCAGCTCGGCAGCGTCCACGGCCGGGGTGCCGCGCACCTTGTGCCGGGCCCGGCTGGCGAGCTTCTTCGCGGCCACGGGCGAGCGCTCCACGATCGGCGCGAGCTGCTGGAACGGCACGGCGAACAGGTCGTGCAGGACGAACGCGACCCGCTCGGCCGGGGTCAGCGTGTCCAGGACGACGAGCAGCGCCCGGCCCACCGAGTCGGCGAGCAGCGCCTCGTGCTCCGGGTCCGTGCCGGGGCGCGGCCGGTCGGAGCCGGGCCCCTCGCCCGGGCCGTGGCCCGCGCCCTGCCCCGTACCACCGTCGGCGCCGGCACCGACGCCGTCCCAGCGGTCGGGCAGCCGCGCGCCGACCAGCTCCTCGCGGCGGGCGGAGCGGGTGCGCAGCATGTCGAGGCAGATCCGGGAGACGACCGTCGTCAGCCAGCCGGACAGGTTGGCGACCTCGCTGGTGTCGGCCCGGCTCAGCCGCAGCCAGGTCTCCTGCACGGCGTCGTCCGCGTCGCTGCCCGAGCCGAGCATCCGGTAGGCGACCGCCCGCAGGCGGCC includes these proteins:
- a CDS encoding diadenosine tetraphosphate hydrolase, with the protein product MTDDWRRDRIGSALRGENPTVLRRLSAGFAVIGDVQFLPGYAVLLGDDPGVQRFSELPRGRRMEFLADMDRLGEAVERACRRLDPAFRRVNLEILGNTDPFLHAHVWPRYAWEPAELLRKPVWRYPAERWSDARHALGPRHAPLRAAIGAELDRLGADPGERPDDCPGADRS
- a CDS encoding VOC family protein; amino-acid sequence: MSPDQQHDSARQPQAPQQQHQQPAAELPITGAFLNHTAVYARDRRASAEFLAMILGLTVGAPFGPFLPVDLGNGVTLDYYETRDEPIQSQHYAFLVPDAEFDAMVARLESAGVTYYADPRHTEPGRINRLFGGRGVYFDDPDGHNLEIMTRPYARP
- a CDS encoding sigma-70 family RNA polymerase sigma factor, translating into METQDRLAERFEPHRGRLRAVAYRMLGSGSDADDAVQETWLRLSRADTSEVANLSGWLTTVVSRICLDMLRTRSARREELVGARLPDRWDGVGAGADGGTGQGAGHGPGEGPGSDRPRPGTDPEHEALLADSVGRALLVVLDTLTPAERVAFVLHDLFAVPFQQLAPIVERSPVAAKKLASRARHKVRGTPAVDAAELARHRDVVEAFLAAARDGDMAGLLAVLAPDVVRRADPAALPPGAPTTLRGARAVAEQTMVFGRGARRAEPLLIDGRVGIAVAPRGRLRLAITVTVRDDRIAGYEVIADPARLHQLDLAVLGR
- a CDS encoding aminotransferase class IV family protein yields the protein MTSSVVQLNGRPATADELTPLAFAGYAHFTAAQVRDGRLRGLDLHLARLRGASVEMFGRALPDERIREYLRAAIAAGPADVSLLATVYSHAGEFAAPRADVEPNVLVRTGPPSSGPAGPLALAAVDHERDLPGIKHVGEVAKTYHLKRAVEQGFDDAAFLDRQGRISEGTIWNLAFWDGSAVVWPRAEMLRGTMMGVVSRQLERLGVAQHVREVRLADLPGLSGAVVMNSWTPGVPVRQLGSVALPPAPDFVELLHRAHEAEPPTAP